In Solanum stenotomum isolate F172 chromosome 6, ASM1918654v1, whole genome shotgun sequence, one DNA window encodes the following:
- the LOC125868129 gene encoding flavin mononucleotide hydrolase 1, chloroplatic isoform X1 codes for MALLISWRPSSASNISFPFIVKKTSYSKSAKMGSFSTNNISCSVTSSSASIMVAQRKLPILLFDVMDTIVRDPFYHDVPAFFRMSMKELLESKHPTSWIEFEKGLISEEELTRKFFKDGRSFDMEGLKNCMKRGYSYLEGVEGLLNSLKENGYEIHAFTNYPIWYQMIEDELKLSNYLSWTFCSCIFGKRKPDPDFYLEVVKHLNVKASNCIFVDDRMGNVEAAIELGLKGLQFKNADLLQKDLSLLGVDISTNESQDLIECSS; via the exons ATGGCTTTATTGATATCATGGAGACCATCTTCTGCTTCTAATATCAGTTTTCCATTTATAGTGAAGAAAACATCTTATTCTAAATCTGCAAAAATGGGGTCTTTTAGTACTAATAATATTAGTTGCAGTGTCACTTCTTCATCAGCATCAATAATGGTGGCTCAGAGGAAACTTCCAATTTTGCTTTTTGATGTTATGGATACTATTGTTCGTGACCCTTTTTACCATGATGTCCCTGCCTTCTTCAG AATGTCAATGAAAGAATTGCTGGAAAGCAAGCATCCAACTTCCTGGATTGAGTTTGAGAAAGGCCTTATTAGTGAG GAGGAGTTGACTAGGAAATTCTTCAAGGATGGAAGATCTTTTGATATGGAAG GTCTCAAAAACTGTATGAAAAGAGGATACTCCTACCTTGAAGGTGTTGAAGGATTATTGAAttctttgaaagaaaatggCTATGAGATCCATGCTTTCACAAATTATCCAATCTG GTACCAGATGATTGAGGACGAGCTAAAACTCTCAAATTACCTATCTTGGACATTTTGTTCCTGTATATTTG GAAAACGGAAGCCTGATCCCGATTTTTATTTAGAAGTTGTAAAGCATCTCAATGTAAAAGCTTCCAACTGCATTTTTGTTGATGACAG GATGGGGAACGTTGAAGCTGCAATTGAACTCGGACTCAAaggccttcaattcaagaatgCAGATTTGTTGCAGAAGGACTTATCTCTCCTCGGTGTCGATATATCAACAAATGAAAGTCAAGATCTGATTGAATGTTCATCATGA
- the LOC125868127 gene encoding uncharacterized protein LOC125868127: MSSKEKPTLGGTRIKTRKRNIAAPLDPAAFADAVVQIYLDNAGDLELVAKNLESSDLNFSRYGDTFFEVVFIGGRTQPGTVKLDEGERHPYSVIECEPKREAILPSVIYVQKILRRRPFLIKNLENVMRKMLQSLELFEENERIKLSIFTALAFSQKLSGLPPETVLQPLLKDNLVAKGLVLSFITDFFKEYLIDNSIDDLISILKRGKMEDDLLEFFPSTKRTPEAVSEHFTNAGLLPLVEYNDKKIFEVRLKEMKSTLTTQLAEEVAISEVIETVKQHVKDAKLPDIEVVRILWDVLMDAIQWSGKNQQQNANSALRQVKKWAELLNTFCTTGKLELELMYKVQVQCYEDAKLMKLFPEIVRSLYDQDVLAEDTILHWFQKGTNLKGRQNFVKSLEPFVKWLEEAEEEE; this comes from the exons ATGAG CTCAAAGGAGAAACCCACTCTCGG TGGCACGCGGATTAAGACCCGCAAACGGAATATTGCAGCGCCTCTGGACCCTGCAGCATTTGCGGATGCAGTGGTCCAGATTTACCTGGATAATGCTGGTGATTTG GAACTTGTTGCTAAGAACCTTGAGTCTTCAGACCTCAACTTCTCAAGATACGGTGATACCTTTTTCGAG GTTGTCTTCATTGGAGGCCGTACACAACCTGGAACAGTCAAACTTGATGAAGGGGAGCGCCACCCTTACTCTGTGATTGAGTGTGAACCTAAACGTGAAGCCATTTTGCCTTCTGTCATCTATGTGCAGAAGATATTAAGAAGAAGGCCGTTTCTGATAAAGAACCTTGAAAATGTCATGCGAAAAATGTTGCAGTCATTGGAGCTCTTTGAGGAAAATGAAAGGATTAAGCTCTCAATTTTTACAGCCCTTGCTTTTTCCCAGAAGCTATCAGGCCTTCCCCCAGAGACTGTTCTCCAGCCATTGCTCAAAGACAACCTTGTTGCCAAAGGGCTAGTTCTCTCTTTCATCACAGACTTTTTCAAGGAATATCTGATTGACAACAGTATTGATGATTTGATCTCAATCCTTAAGCGGGGTAAGATGGAGGATGATCTTCTCGAGTTCTTCCCCTCTACTAAGAGGACGCCTGAAGCTGTCTCTGAGCATTTCAC CAATGCTGGCCTTTTACCTTTGGTGGAATATAATGATAAGAAGATATTTGAGGTGAGGCTCAAGGAAATGAAATCTACATTAACAACTCAGCTAGCAGAAGAAGTTGCTATCTCTGAAGTCATAGAAACTGTGAAGCAACATGTCAAAGATGCCAAATTACCAGATATAGAGGTTGTGCGGATTTTGTGGGATGTCTTGATGGATGCTATTCAATGGTCAGGAAAGAACCAACAGCAAAATGCTAATTCTGCTCTTCGCCAG GTGAAAAAATGGGCAGAACTGCTGAATACTTTCTGCACCACTGGAAAGCTTGAATTGGAACTCATGTACAAAGTCCAAGTCCAGTGCTACGAGGATGCTAAACTGATGAAGCTGTTCCCTGAGATTGTGAGGTCTCTTTATGACCAAGATGTTCTGGCAGAAGATACCATTCTTCACTGGTTCCAGAAAGGAACAAACCTCAAGGGCAG GCAAAACTTTGTGAAGTCGCTGGAGCCCTTTGTGAAATGGCTGGAGGAGGCGGAGGAAGAAGAGTGA
- the LOC125868124 gene encoding probable protein phosphatase 2C 33, whose amino-acid sequence MGSCLSSDSRSPHPGSPASTIRKRKNSKKRSGSRNSSFDIHKEELLHRIPGRMFLNGSSEVASLFSQQGKKGTNQDAMIVWENFGSREDTVFCGVFDGHGPFGHMVAKRVRDALPLKLSTHWEVNIKSEDVLREISLNTGSSLYPEDAVLISAEESRLSIDVEETEKHLEVFQTLKESFLKAYKVMDRELRSYTNIDCFCSGTTSVTLVKQGENLVIGNVGDSRAVLGTRGEDDSLTAVQLTVDLKPDLPAEFERIRKCKGRVFSLQDEPDVARVWMPNSNSPGLAMARAFGDFCLKDFGVISVPEISYRRLSEKDEFIVLATDGIWDVLSNDEVVNIVDSASSRSSAARSLVEEAVRAWKITYPTSKVDDCAVVCLFLDSNSNNFSTASSTEDNDKTFVSMGMSEVSNSTGGALSPPALNRSCTVREGEEVSAVSNEEASEQDELLPKTEKEWSVLDGVAVGGSKYKKK is encoded by the exons ATGGGGTCCTGCTTGTCATCTGATAGCAGGAGTCCTCATCCTGGTTCTCCTGCATCTACAATTAGGAAGAGGAAGAACTCAAAGAAGAGGTCAGGATCGCGGAATTCTTCCTTTGACATTCATAAGGAAGAGCTGCTGCATAGGATTCCCGGGCGTATGTTCTTGAATGGTTCTAGTGAGGTGGCTTCACTCTTCAGTCAGCAGGGAAAGAAAGGGACTAATCAAGATGCTATGATTGTGTGGGAG AATTTCGGTTCCAGAGAAGATACTGTTTTCTGTGGTGTTTTTGATGGTCATGGTCCTTTTGGTCATATGGTTGCAAAACGAGTCAGAGATGCACTTCCCTTAAAGCTAAGCACACACTGGGAAGTTAATATAAAAAGTGAAGACGTTCTAAGAGAGATCAGTCTCAACACGGGGAGTAGCCTATATCCTGAGGATGCTGTCCTCATCTCTGCTGAGGAGTCGAGGCTCTCAATTGATGTTGAAGAGACCGAAAAACACTTGGAAGTATTTCAGACATTGAAGGAGTCATTTCTGAAGGCGTATAAGGTTATGGATAGAGAACTGAGAAGCTATACCAATATCGACTGCTTCTGTAGTGGAACAACATCAGTAACGCTAGTTAAACAG GGTGAGAATCTTGTTATTGGTAATGTTGGAGACTCTAGAGCTGTGCTGGGTACGAGAGGCGAGGATGATTCTCTCACTGCAGTGCAATTGACAGTAGATCTTAAGCCCGATTTACCAG CGGAGTTTGAGAGGATTCGCAAATGTAAAGGGCGAGTGTTTTCTCTTCAAGATGAACCAGATGTTGCAAGAGTGTGGATGCCAAATAGCAACTCTCCTGGACTTGCCATGGCTCGTGCTTTTGGCGATTTTTGCCTCAAGGATTTTGGTGTCATCTCAGTACCTGAAATTTCTTACAGGCGTTTATCCGAGAAAGATGAATTCATTGTTCTGGCGACAGATGGG ATTTGGGACGTACTTTCAAATGATGAAGTAGTAAATATTGTCGATTCGGCTTCATCCCGTTCATCTGCAGCTCGATCACTTGTTGAAGAAGCCGTTCGAGCCTGGAAGATCACATACCCAACTTCTAAAGTCGATGACTGTGCAGTTGTCTGCCTCTTCCTTGATTCAAACTCGAATAACTTCTCTACTGCTTCTAGTACTGAGGACAACGACAAGACTTTCGTCTCAATGGGAATGAGTGAAGTTAGCAACAGTACGGGTGGTGCCCTTAGTCCACCTGCATTGAATCGTTCCTGTACTGTTCGAGAAGGTGAAGAGGTTTCAGCAGTCAGCAACGAGGAAGCCTCGGAACAGGATGAGTTGCTACCTAAGACGGAAAAAGAATGGTCTGTTCTTGACGGGGTAGCTGTTGGAGGATCAAAATACAAGAAGAAATAG
- the LOC125868125 gene encoding DNA repair protein recA homolog 3, mitochondrial isoform X1, producing MAMLLRLINRRELASSAFKNCLRKSLFGVSDQLCYYSSRGKKKSNSDGSDSGEENLSKKDLALKHALDQITTSFGKGSIMWLGRTASPKQVPVVSTGSFSLDIALGIGGLPKGRVIEIYGPEASGKTTLALHVIAEAQKQGGYCCFVDAEHALNPTLAETIGVNTSNLLLSQPDCGEQALSLVDTIIRSGSVDVVVVDSVRKIETVAALVPKGELEGEMGDAHMAMQARLMSQALRKLSHSLSLSQTILIFINQVRSKLSTFGGFGGPSEVTCGGNALKFYASVRLNIKRIGLVKKGEETIGSQVLVKIVKNKHAPPFRTAEFELEFGKGISREAELIDLGVKHKFITKGGGGYYSINNQNFRGRDAVKHFLSENTSAREDLMMKLREKLIDQGDKEKGPDVDPVEEVVLNDTTDEDAPTAVEA from the exons atGGCGATGTTGCTGAGACTTATTAATCGCCGTGAACTTGCTTCTTCTGCCTTCAAAAAT TGTTTGAGAAAAAGCTTATTTGGGGTATCAGATCAACTATGTTACTATTCTTCTAGAG GTAAGAAAAAGTCAAATTCAGATGGCAGTGATTCAGGCGAAGAGAATTTGTCCAAGAAAGACTTGGCTTTGAAACATGCACTAGATCAGATCACGACATCATTTGGAAAGGGATCCATCATGTGGCTTGGTCGCACGGCGTCCCCCAAACAAGTCCCTGTAGTGTCTACTGGATCTTTTTCTTTGGATATTGCCCTTGGGATAGGGGGTCTTCCAAAG GGACGCGTAATAGAGATATATGGTCCAGAGGCTTCAGGGAAAACAACACTTGCTTTGCATGTAATTGCTGAGGCACAGAAACAAGGAG gttattgttgttttgttgATGCTGAGCATGCTCTTAATCCAACATTGGCTGAGACAATTGGAGTAAATACTTCAAATTTACTTCTGTCTCAACCAGATTGTGGTGAGCAAGCTCTTAGTCTGGTAGATACAATAATAAGGAGTGGTTcggttgatgttgttgttgtggacAGTGTAAGGAAGATTGAAACT GTGGCTGCCCTTGTCCCGAAAGGTGAGCTTGAAGGTGAAATGGGAGATGCTCATATGGCGATGCAAGCTAGACTTATGAGTCAAGCACTCCGCAAGCTCAGTCATTCTCTATCGCTATCACAGACTATTTTAATCTTCATAAATCAG GTCAGGTCAAAACTTTCAACTTTTGGGGGATTTGGAGGACCTAGTGAAGTTACTTGTGGTGGTAATGCCTTGAAGTTCTATGCTTCTGTGCGTCTAAACATAAAACGAATTGGGCTCGTGAAGAAGGGGGAAGAG ACCATAGGAAGCCAAGTTCTTGTCAAGATTGTAAAGAACAAGCATGCTCCTCCCTTTAGAACTGCGGAATTCGAGCTTGAGTTTGGTAAAGGAATTTCCCGTGAAGCTGAACTTATTGACTTGGGAGTCAAACATAAATTCATTACAAAAGGTGGTGGTGGTTATTACAGTATCAACAATCAGAACTTTCGTGGTAGAGATGCTGTAAAACATTTCCTATCGGAGAACACTAGTGCTAGGGAGGATCTTATGATGAAACTTCGAGAAAAGCTTATTGACCAAGGGGACAAAGAAAAGGGACCTGATGTAGACCCTGTTGAGGAGGTTGTATTGAACGATACCACTGATGAAGATGCCCCAACTGCAGTCGAGGCATGA
- the LOC125868129 gene encoding flavin mononucleotide hydrolase 1, chloroplatic isoform X2: MLWILLFVTLFTMMSLPSSDFLFRMSMKELLESKHPTSWIEFEKGLISEEELTRKFFKDGRSFDMEGLKNCMKRGYSYLEGVEGLLNSLKENGYEIHAFTNYPIWYQMIEDELKLSNYLSWTFCSCIFGKRKPDPDFYLEVVKHLNVKASNCIFVDDRMGNVEAAIELGLKGLQFKNADLLQKDLSLLGVDISTNESQDLIECSS, from the exons ATGTTATGGATACTATTGTTCGTGACCCTTTTTACCATGATGTCCCTGCCTTCTTCAG attttttattCAGAATGTCAATGAAAGAATTGCTGGAAAGCAAGCATCCAACTTCCTGGATTGAGTTTGAGAAAGGCCTTATTAGTGAG GAGGAGTTGACTAGGAAATTCTTCAAGGATGGAAGATCTTTTGATATGGAAG GTCTCAAAAACTGTATGAAAAGAGGATACTCCTACCTTGAAGGTGTTGAAGGATTATTGAAttctttgaaagaaaatggCTATGAGATCCATGCTTTCACAAATTATCCAATCTG GTACCAGATGATTGAGGACGAGCTAAAACTCTCAAATTACCTATCTTGGACATTTTGTTCCTGTATATTTG GAAAACGGAAGCCTGATCCCGATTTTTATTTAGAAGTTGTAAAGCATCTCAATGTAAAAGCTTCCAACTGCATTTTTGTTGATGACAG GATGGGGAACGTTGAAGCTGCAATTGAACTCGGACTCAAaggccttcaattcaagaatgCAGATTTGTTGCAGAAGGACTTATCTCTCCTCGGTGTCGATATATCAACAAATGAAAGTCAAGATCTGATTGAATGTTCATCATGA
- the LOC125868326 gene encoding isopentenyl-diphosphate Delta-isomerase I: MVDVAADANMDAVQRRLMFDDECILVDENDKVVGHESKYNCHLMEKIEADNLLHRAFSVFLFNSKYELLLQQRSATKVTFPLVWTNTCCSHPLYRESELIEENALGVRNAAQRKLLDELGIPAEDVPVDQFTPLGRMLYKAPSDGKWGEHELDYLLFIVRDVNVHPNPDEVADIKYVNQEQLKELLRKADAGEEGLKLSPWFRLVVDNFLFKWWDHVEKGTIQEAADMKTIHKLI; encoded by the exons ATGGTTGATGTTGCTGCTGATGCAAACATGGATGCTGTACAGCGCCGTCTCATGTTTGACGACGA ATGTATTTTGGTGGATGAGAATGACAAGGTTGTTGGTCATGAATCCAAGTACAATT GTCATTTGATGGAAAAGATCGAAGCTGACAATTTGTTGCACAGAGCTTTCAGTGTATTTCTTTTCAACTCAAAGTATGAACTTCTTCTTCAG CAACGATCTGCAACAAAGGTAACCTTTCCTTTGGTGTGGACAAACACATGCTGCAGCCATCCTCTCTACCGAGAGTCTGAGCTTATCGAGGAGAATGCTCTTG GTGTAAGAAACGCTGCACAGAGGAAGCTGCTTGATGAACTCGGTATCCCTGCTGAAGATGTCCCGGTTGACCAGTTCACACCATTGGGCCGTATGCTTTACAAGGCTCCATCTGATGGGAAGTGGGGAGAGCATGAAC TCGATTACCTTCTGTTCATCGTTCGTGATGTCAATGTTCACCCGAACCCGGACGAAGTTGCTGACATCAAATATGTGAATCAAGAGCAACTAAAAGAGCTTCTGAGGAAAGCTGATGCTGGTGAAGAAGGTTTGAAGCTATCTCCTTGGTTCAGACTTGTCGTTGACAACTTCTTGTTCAAATGGTGGGATCATGTTGAGAAGGGGACCATCCAAGAAGCTGCTGATATGAAAACCATTCACAAGTTGATTTAA
- the LOC125868123 gene encoding aspartic proteinase 36-like: MGDLRNGCLILLLILMGFGVDVKGENLVFNVKHKYGGRNGNGSILNDLKAHDNRRHSRMLTVIDFKLGGNGLPTDAALYYTKISIGTPSRDFHVQVDTGSDILWVNCASCEGCPTKSDLGIDLMTYDPKASANGKSVSCDEEFCMLNTPYSDCRTGMPCDFQVSYGDGSSTAGFFVKDDIQFEQVSGDLQTTSMNGSIAFGCSSRQSGELGASNQAVDGILGFGQASSSVISQLAATGKVKKIFAHCLDGKNGGGIFTIGPVVHPKVNTTPLVPDAPHYNVIMKGIEVGGQVLDIPTTMAIIDSGTTLAYLPHKVYSTLINKLIERHPQLNIRLVEQSFHCFDYTGKIDDGFPVVTFRFADSLPLTVYPHDYLFQIEESRWCIGWQDSKMQTKDGAEITLLGDLALSNKLVVYDIEKQAIGWTEYDCSSTIKLKYEESSGSAYTVASHNISSAPMMDSTKFFTFFLIIISILFNLLK, from the exons atGGGTGATTTAAGAAATGGGtgtttgatattgttgttgattttgATGGGTTTTGGTGTAGATGTGAAAGGGGAAAATTTGGTTTTTAATGTGAAGCATAAATATGGTGGGAGGAATGGTAATGGGTCGATTTTGAATGATCTTAAAGCTCATGATAATCGACGGCATAGCAGAATGCTTACTGTTATTGATTTCAAATTGGGTGGAAATGGCTTGCCTACTGATGCTGC GCTCTATTACACTAAGATATCTATTGGAACGCCTTCAAGGGATTTTCATGTCCAGGTTGATACTGGAAGTGACATTTTATGGGTGAACTGTGCCAGCTGTGAGGGATGTCCTACAAAAAGCGACCTCGGG ATAGACTTGATGACATATGACCCGAAAGCCTCTGCAAATGGGAAATCTGTTTCTTGTGACGAAGAGTTTTGCATGCTCAATACTCCCTACTCAGATTGCAGGACTGGAATGCCATGTGATTTTCAGGTTAGTTATGGAGATGGTAGCTCAACAGCCGGATTCTTTGTGAAGGATGATATTCAGTTTGAGCAAGTGTCCGGAGACCTACAAACAACGTCGATGAACGGGTCGATAGCATTTGG GTGCTCATCTAGACAATCTGGAGAGCTAGGTGCATCTAATCAAGCAGTTGATGGAATACTTGGTTTTGGACAAGCAAGTTCATCCGTAATTTCACAGCTAGCTGCCACTGGGAaggttaagaaaatatttgcaCATTGTCTAGATGGAAAGAATGGAGGTGGCATATTCACCATTGGACCAGTAGTTCATCCAAAAGTAAATACAACACCACTAGTCCCAGATGC GCCACATTATAATGTTATTATGAAAGGAATTGAGGTTGGTGGTCAAGTTCTAGACATTCCCACAACTATGGCAATAATTGACAGTGGAACAACCTTAGCTTATCTTCCACACAAGGTCTACAGTACTCTCATCAACAAG CTGATTGAACGGCACCCACAGTTGAATATTCGTCTTGTTGAGCAGAGTTTCCACTGCTTTGACTACACTGGGAA GATTGATGATGGGTTCCCAGTTGTAACCTTTCGGTTTGCAGATTCGCTTCCTTTGACAGTTTATCCCCACGATTATCTTTTCCAAATCGAA GAGAGTAGATGGTGCATTGGTTGGCAAGACAGCAAAATGCAGACAAAGGATGGAGCGGAAATAACTCTGTTGGGAG ATCTCGCGTTATCAAACAAGCTAGTTGTTTATGATATTGAAAAACAGGCAATTGGTTGGACTGAATATGACT GTTCTTCAACCATCAAACTCAAATATGAGGAAAGTTCTGGTAGCGCGTATACCGTGGCTTCTCACAATATTTCTTCAGCTCCTATGATGGATTCGACAAAGTTCTTCACGTTCTTCTTGATAATCATCTCCATCTTGTTCAATTTGTTGAAGTGA
- the LOC125868125 gene encoding DNA repair protein recA homolog 3, mitochondrial isoform X2, which translates to MAMLLRLINRRELASSAFKNCLRKSLFGVSDQLCYYSSRGKKKSNSDGSDSGEENLSKKDLALKHALDQITTSFGKGSIMWLGRTASPKQVPVVSTGSFSLDIALGIGGLPKGRVIEIYGPEASGKTTLALHVIAEAQKQGGYCCFVDAEHALNPTLAETIGVNTSNLLLSQPDCGEQALSLVDTIIRSGSVDVVVVDSVAALVPKGELEGEMGDAHMAMQARLMSQALRKLSHSLSLSQTILIFINQVRSKLSTFGGFGGPSEVTCGGNALKFYASVRLNIKRIGLVKKGEETIGSQVLVKIVKNKHAPPFRTAEFELEFGKGISREAELIDLGVKHKFITKGGGGYYSINNQNFRGRDAVKHFLSENTSAREDLMMKLREKLIDQGDKEKGPDVDPVEEVVLNDTTDEDAPTAVEA; encoded by the exons atGGCGATGTTGCTGAGACTTATTAATCGCCGTGAACTTGCTTCTTCTGCCTTCAAAAAT TGTTTGAGAAAAAGCTTATTTGGGGTATCAGATCAACTATGTTACTATTCTTCTAGAG GTAAGAAAAAGTCAAATTCAGATGGCAGTGATTCAGGCGAAGAGAATTTGTCCAAGAAAGACTTGGCTTTGAAACATGCACTAGATCAGATCACGACATCATTTGGAAAGGGATCCATCATGTGGCTTGGTCGCACGGCGTCCCCCAAACAAGTCCCTGTAGTGTCTACTGGATCTTTTTCTTTGGATATTGCCCTTGGGATAGGGGGTCTTCCAAAG GGACGCGTAATAGAGATATATGGTCCAGAGGCTTCAGGGAAAACAACACTTGCTTTGCATGTAATTGCTGAGGCACAGAAACAAGGAG gttattgttgttttgttgATGCTGAGCATGCTCTTAATCCAACATTGGCTGAGACAATTGGAGTAAATACTTCAAATTTACTTCTGTCTCAACCAGATTGTGGTGAGCAAGCTCTTAGTCTGGTAGATACAATAATAAGGAGTGGTTcggttgatgttgttgttgtggacAGT GTGGCTGCCCTTGTCCCGAAAGGTGAGCTTGAAGGTGAAATGGGAGATGCTCATATGGCGATGCAAGCTAGACTTATGAGTCAAGCACTCCGCAAGCTCAGTCATTCTCTATCGCTATCACAGACTATTTTAATCTTCATAAATCAG GTCAGGTCAAAACTTTCAACTTTTGGGGGATTTGGAGGACCTAGTGAAGTTACTTGTGGTGGTAATGCCTTGAAGTTCTATGCTTCTGTGCGTCTAAACATAAAACGAATTGGGCTCGTGAAGAAGGGGGAAGAG ACCATAGGAAGCCAAGTTCTTGTCAAGATTGTAAAGAACAAGCATGCTCCTCCCTTTAGAACTGCGGAATTCGAGCTTGAGTTTGGTAAAGGAATTTCCCGTGAAGCTGAACTTATTGACTTGGGAGTCAAACATAAATTCATTACAAAAGGTGGTGGTGGTTATTACAGTATCAACAATCAGAACTTTCGTGGTAGAGATGCTGTAAAACATTTCCTATCGGAGAACACTAGTGCTAGGGAGGATCTTATGATGAAACTTCGAGAAAAGCTTATTGACCAAGGGGACAAAGAAAAGGGACCTGATGTAGACCCTGTTGAGGAGGTTGTATTGAACGATACCACTGATGAAGATGCCCCAACTGCAGTCGAGGCATGA